Within the Scyliorhinus canicula chromosome 18, sScyCan1.1, whole genome shotgun sequence genome, the region cagcaggtgagggaaGTGAAAGGCACAGGGGATTAGATTCCAACCTGTAACTCACATGAACATACAAACAaggaggagtgggccattcagcccctcaagtctgatTCACCATttatacgatcatggctgatctgataggaaccttgctcagcccaagactgtaagaaacttcagagttgtgaacacaacccagtccatcacgtgaatccacctcccatccattaactctgcctacacctcccgctgccttgggaaagcgggcagcataatcaaagacccctcccacccgggttattctctcttccaacctcttccatcgggcagaagatacaaaagtctgagaacacgaacgaacagattcaaaaacagcttcttcccagctgttaccagactcctgaatgaccatcTTATGGATTGACCTGGTTAATACGAcagccctgtatgcttcaccgatgccggtttctatgtatttacatttcgGACCTGGTGTTgctctattacgtattttcttttcatgttctaaatgatctgtttgagctgcaggcagaaaaatacttttcactgtacctcggtacatgtgacaataaacaaatccatccatctacTTGCCTCAACCTTTTTTTCAGCCAAGCAATCCTAAGCAGCTCTGTTGGTCTCTACAGTCTGCCCAAGCAATCTGTCTTCCACATTGGACACTTTGGATAGAGTGTGATCTAAGAGTGTGCATTTAAGCAGCTCTGTGAATTTGCTGTTGGTCTCTACAGTCTGCCCAAGCAATCTGTCTCCCACATTGGACACTTGGATAGGGTGTGATCAATTCAAACTCTCAGAAGACGCTGGTGGTGAACTAAGTAAGTTAGAGTTTGCAATCTCAACAGTTACACTTACGGTAAATAAGTTTCAAAAACAATAATGGCAGCAGTAAAGTACTTACCTAAAAGTCAGTGTCAGTCCACTGGTGTAGGTGGGCTCCTTGGAGTACAACACACCGGATGAAGGAGAATCATTCCTGAGCGCCATGTCTCTACGACTGCTGAGACTGAACCCTTCACAACCTGTGATCCACTCTGTGAACAAGATTCAACATGATGACTGCACAGTTCTGTCTATTTAGTCCTCTGTTAGTTAAGGATTTACCCGTAGTATCACAGCAATATTGCCCTTGTCCCTTAGATGAAAACATTCTGTATACCCTGTGTAGATATTAAAGCAGCACTATGAAGGCGGAGTTATATTCTGGGTAACTAAGGCATAGAGACCAGGAAGGTTTTAGTTTTAATCTGTGCTGATTTAACTGATGTCTGATGGGCTGACGGAACTGGCTTTAGAACTCCTggtctgagtgtgcgtgtggagggcgacagagagagcaggaggcaGAGAAAAGAGAGGTGAGACAGAAGAGAGAATAGGAGAGAGAGGAgtaagaggggagagagagagcgagagaaataaAGTGAGGGAGAGAATAGAGACAAAGGAGGAAGGAGGTAAAGCAAGACCAAGCGAGCACAGCAGAAAGAAGACTGAgataataggggctgtttagcacagggctaaatcgctggctttgaaagcagacccaggcaggtcagcagtacggttcaattcccataccagcctccccgaacaggcgccggaatgtggtgactaggggcttttcacagtaacttcattgtagcctacttgtgacaataagcgattttcatttcatttcatagatacAATAGATGTCGCCGGGTGGGAGAGAGTGAGCAAACTGAAAAATGCTAAGAGCAATGCCGTTAATGGACTAACTGACCGTGTGCCGTCAGAGTGGTGTATCCGCTCTGTGGAATACTCCAAGGACTCCACTCCATGCGTCCTTCGCCCCGCGCACACACACGGAACGTGTAGCTAACATTTGGGTCAATGTGCAAAACTACAAATTCAGTATCAGGTCCAACGTAGACATCGTCGAATTGGGAAGCGGTGTTTTTACAGAACTGTAGCCGATACTCCTGTGCCACAAAGTCATCGTCATCCTAACAGCAAAACACAAGACATCAGTCTTTATCATTAACATTTCATATGTAATTGCACCTCCTAGCATGGCAATGAGCTAACAGAGACCAGGAAGGGTCACCACCACCAAGCCCCACCGATCCATCGTTCCATATTCACTGACTGACACTGGCTTGAGTTTGAACAGCAGAATGTGAACAATTCTCTGAGTGCACTGAGATTGGAAATATTGGGTGCTATTTACACTTGATATTCAGTCAGATCTAAAGCTGCAAAAATCAAATCTGGACCATTTTAAACTCAAAGACAGGAATTGAAGCTGaacagaacaatacagcagaccagagggtatttccagcattttctgctaatgcatccacagtattttctattttgcaACCAATAAAGCTCATTTGTTCCCTCTGGTGGCTGCTATCAGAATTGTCACAGGTTCCTTCTATTAGAATTatggagccatttggcccatcttccaGTGTTGGTTGTCTAATTGGTCCCCCCCTGCTCCCCAAGTGTGCTCTTTTCCCACAGCCCTgcagttatttttatttttccagtcTCCATTCAATTCCTTGTGAAGTTACTAAATCTGCTTCCCTTTCCAGGCAACGCACTTCAGATCACAGCTGACTGTGCGTAAGAATCATTCTCATCttatacaacatacagtgcaaaaggagtccattcggcccatcgagtctgcaccgacccacttaagtcctcacttccacccaatccccgtaacccaataacccctcctaaccttttttggacactaagggcaatttatcatggccaattcaccaaacctgtaggtctttggactgtggggggaaaccggagcacccagaggaaacccacgcagacacggagaacgtgcagactccgcacagccagtgacccagtggggaatcgaacctgggaccctggcgctgtgaagccacagtgctaaccactatgctaccgtgctgccccctctggCTCCttagccaattaccttaaatttatgtccacgGCCCAGGAACAACAGTTCCTTCTTTTCATCAAAATCCCTCAATTTCGAATACCTCTATTAAATTACATTCAAATGATTGACTAGGAAAGTGAATAACACAGTCACGTATCATTCAGGGTGTCAACTCAACACAATCAGCAATCTTTTTGAGGGGACAAGGGAAGTGAAATATTAATTCAGTGAGGGGATATCAGTCAATACCTTTACTACCAGTCACCATCCAAAAGGAGtgagattcaggacagggtgcaaGGTGGCTTTGCTACTCTGTGGAACACCCCTCAACCCCTGTCCAACGAGAGAAATCCTGGGAGCTTTGCCTCTAGTGGACTAACTAACCTTATGCAGAGAGAATGGTGGACCTGCTCTCTGGGTGTCAGACAAGCAGCAGTGTAAATGTTTCCATGTACTCAGCTTGTCCAGTCCTCGAGTGAGTGTCCTACCTCCCAGAGACTGCAGTGGCAGGCCCAGGGAAAGAAATCATCGTTATGCTGGTCAGCTGTCAACCCAGACTGGGCATCCACAGGCAGCCAGTCAGCTTTGGGCCCAGGGATGATCAGGAAGCCTGGGGAGTGTCAGACCAGTGATCAGGTAAAGGGAGCAGAGATACACAAAGAGAAGTTTTAAACTTACATGACAAAGATCCCTCATTGGGAACCCAGCAGGTTTTATCCTGCTCCATTCCAGGATAAAATTGCATTGgggagcactgctgcctacggcgctgaggacccgggttcgatcccagccccagtcagtctgtggagtttgcacattctccctgtatctgtgtggagtttgcacattctccctgtgtctgtgtggagtttgcacattctccctgtgtctgtgtggagtttgcacattctccctgtgtctgtgtggagtttgcacattctccctgtgtctgtgtggagtttgcacattctccctgtgtctgtgtggagtttgcacattctccctgtgtctgcgtgggtttcacgcccccacaaaccaaagatgtgattaggtggaatggccacgctaaatttcctcttaattggaaaaaaagaattgggtactctaaatttatttttttgtttaaattgctTTGGGGGCCAAATGAAGTCATACTGCCCCAATTGGCACGTATTCACCAAGCTTCCACCcatgtcagacaggctgctcaacCACTCCGGGAAACAGAGGCATTATAACAGCCACAGGGCAGGAACACGACGAGCTCACCACCAGGATCATAATGCCTGTTCTGGCACAAGCTAATTGAATGTGAACAAGCTCCTACTCCGGTTCCTGTGGCAGCTTTCCCCACAAGGTCAGCAGGCTCTGGGTTAGCTCTGAAACCAGTCTGACATTGTATTCTCTTTTCAGATGAATGAAACAGTCCCCACACATTTTAACTTTCCATTAACACTTCTTGGTAAAGGATGAAGTGTGGCGGAGGAaagaggaggtgggggaagaggaAGAAATCTCTCCATCCGAGGAGCCATATTCCCATCTATTTTGGAGATTTCCTCACCTTGCACCATCGGACCAGGATCCCTCCGGGCCTTTCAGTCAGTTCGTCTATCTGGACAGGAGGATGGGATGCAATCGCTCCATGGCTAAAGATTCGATCCTTGACAAAACCAAGCAAGCTTTCTTCTAACTGAGCGGATAAACATGGCACCTCTGCCAGCGATGGGACTTCCGGCAAACTGCATTAAAAacaaaccccgggggggggggagagaaaaataaacatttcGGTAAACACACAGCAGGACTTCAGATATCATGAGACGAGGCCATTCCAGAGGGTATTTCAAagtcaacattgctgtgggtctggagtcacgtgtcggccagacgaggtaaggatgacagatttccttccctaaaggatccaggtgaaacagatgggtttttatgacaatttggGGCGGaatggcaacacagtggttagcactgatgcttcacagctccagggtcccaggttcgattcccggcttgggtcactgtctgtgcggagtctgcacgttctccccgtgtctgcgagggtttcctcccacagcccaaagatgtgtgggttaagtggattggtcacgctaaatcgccccgtagtatccaaaagttaggtggagttgctgggttagggtgataggatggaggtgtgggcttaggtagggtgctctttcaggggctcgatgggccgaatggcctcaatctgcactgtaaattctatgatctatgattagagATATtaaggggtggggtggatggaggtGAGATGTTGAGGCTCAAACACACACCTTTGTGCGTACTAGTACCGAGCATCATTGGACCCcagattgaatcatagaattttacagaatAATAGAACTGTTACAGTCCTTTGGCTCATTCAGCCTATACTGGTTCTCTGGAAGATCAACTTGTCTCAATCCACAGAATCATCGAACGTacaatgcagaaaaaggccatttggcccatcgagtctgcaccggcccttggaaagagcactccatttaagcccacacctccacccatccccgtaacccagtaactccacccaacctttttggacactaagggcaatttagcatggccaatccacctaacctgcacatctttggacttgtgggagcacccggaggaaacccacgcagaaacagggagaacgtgtagattctgcacagacagtgacccaagcctggaatcgagccTAGGTCCCTggaacagtgaagcaacagtgctaaccactgtgttaccgtgccgcccatcaccCTTTcgaagcagtgcattccagatcctaaccactcacggGGTAGAGGTTATTCCTCAAGTCGCCTTTTCTTTTGCCAAGTATGCTGGTGCTAGACCCTTCTGCCATTGGGAACAGTTTGTCTGTATCTGCTCTGCCCAGTGTCTTCAGGGTTTTCAACACCTCTACAGGATCTCCTCTCGGCTTTGTCTCGTCTTAAGCCTCTCAGAGAAAGAGCACAAGAGTATGACTTTTAATGTCCACTGAAGGTAGGTGAATGCTCTGTTTAACATTGCACCCAACGCCTCTcggcagtgcagtactccctcagtgctgtacacAGGGTGTCAGCCTGCATTGTTTGATCATATCCATATACTCTGTGCTCGCCATTATaatataatatttattgtcacaggtaggctcacattaacactgcaatgaagttactgtgaaaatcccctagtcgccacattccggcgcctgttcgggtacacagagggagaattcagaatgtccaattcacctgcccacatgtcttttcggacttgtgggaggaaaccggagcacccggcggaaactcacgcaggcacggagagaacgtgcagactccgcacagacagtgacccagctgggaatcgaacctgggacccatagctgtgaagcaacagtgctaaccacggtgctaccgtgccgctccatTTAAAATGGAGGAAAAGCGAGAAATAATTTGATCAAGCAGAAAAAAAATACTGACCTGTCAAGTTGGATCTGCAGAGCTTTTTTTGTGAAGTTTTTGAGTTTCTCCTCCTCTGCCGTTCCACTGAGCACAGCGACCTCTCCTGTAAAACAGTGAAAGACTGTCAACTTAGCAGCATCTGCAAGGTGGGCCCATTATTCCAACATTTCTGTCCATCTGCCATTCCACATCCACCATAAAGCCTTTTAATCTTCAAAATGAGTGTTTAACCAAACTAATGAGAATTTAAAGCAGAGAAACCGGCACTTTGACCCAGCTGGTCTGAGCCAGTGTTTATGTTTTGCACAAGCATCCTTTCACTCCGCCTGATCTCACCCTATTACTATGTCATCCTGGTTACCCAACTTCGGGCACGCTCTCGCAAACTCAGTACAGTCATTGTTTGGATTTACATTGCACTTACACACAAGCACTGAATTGGTGTCTTTTAAAGCTCTCCTTAAAAGAACATGACTGGGAACCCTCTGGGAACTAATATTTTGCCCAGAGTTGTGGGTCTATGGCCTGGGTTTGGATTGTGTAGTCTGAGCGAGAGTAGTATATTTCTGGGATTTATCTACTATGTGGTCAGCTGTTCAAGCCTCAGCAGCACCAGGATGAATGTGGGAATTTCAGATatgctgtattatatgtatttggtgcagtaagtgttgaaagcctgggttagtgtgtgtgactgctgcagtcatggttcAGTAAGTGttgaaagcctgggttagtgtgtgtgactgctgcagtcatggtgcaGAAAGTGttgaaagcctgggttagtgtgtgtgattgCTGCAGTCATGGTTCAGTAAGTGttgaaagcctgggttagtgtgtgtgactgctgcagtcatggtgcagtaagtgttaaagcctgggttagtgtgtgtgattgCTGCAGTCATGGTTCAGTAAGTGttgaaagcctgggttagtgtgtgtgactgctgcagtcatggtgcaGAAAGTGttgaaagcctgggttagtgtgtgtgattgCTGCAGTCATGGTTCAGTAAGTGttgaaagcctgggttagtgtgtgtgactgctgcagtcatggtgcagtaagtgttaaagcctgggttagtgtgtgtgactgctgcagtagtgctcTGGTTTAGAATTCTGGTTTGAAAGGTTTCAGGAGCCAAAGGGTGCAGTTAAGACATCGAAAATGTTTGGGctaatggagttttgtttggattaagggagtTCCCAGTGGAGCTGATTAGATACATTGTGTTTCAGCTTGGTACGATGATGTCATCCATGCTATCAtgggagtgtctctttaagaaatgtttttgtcttatcacatggctttagtgatatcattgtgagggtggagctgggctgtggctcggtaggttttactttcgctttgagttttggactggtttAGAACTGGACAGGTTGAAACAAGCGTTTCtccatcttcattttaaaagttgttttcagactgcttgataacttaaaatgttcaattgttttctggaaggaattcaaaccaaagagtatcaataacaagtcttataccagtaagaatgccatgtgctgggccacacctttgaattttgttatttttgttattggattttgttattgaattggaacagttaaggaggCATTCATTAAGGGTCTTTATGTTTGCAGTTGATAATACTCTTACTgtctgtgtttatacaaatgttaactaaattcgtagaataaagcttgttcttTCATTAAAAGCGccgaagaactctgttgaataacacctgaaaggcagcctCTTGTACTCATTGGAACCAAAATCAatgaacagttgtaggtcagctggactccataatacattttggaattgttaaaccctggcccataacaatgggaGGAGCTACGGCAGCAGGAATTTTGCAGAAAAGCGGTTTAGTTGggttttagattgggatgtgagcaggagtcaagcatctgctctcaccgcagttcagttaaagatgtgtctgtagacagattagcagtttctttccaagcagttcgGCAGTGTGTGACTGGAAagtgagctgaaacaagctgagaagcatcttctgaagaaatacaaccagagtttctgcatggttctgacaggattcatatCCATCTCTTACAACAATCTCAAAGTTGAGTATCCAGACATCTCTGCTCAGCAGGTATTtttgagtgctaactgtatttgaaaatggattgagagctgagaggGTTTGtcgtttgagtgggaataaagatagcagttaagggttattgtgtcactgtattaatTAGCATTGCTTAAGGAATAATTGTAAATTATTTTctgatgtgatgttaaagatactttaatactgtgttagtaataaagtctGTTTAAATATCCCATATCCCTGCTTTGGGTGAAATcaatcctggagcaaagtatcctttcctcacagtcttacaaaatgaaCATAAAGTATTGGGGTGTCTGTCCCgtatccgagccactgttggggccTTGTCCAGGATCGTAATATCCCAGAGTACTTGACACAATCTGAACAAAATCACAATGCAACCTCTTGCGCTGTGACATTATTAAGCAGCTTTGTAACCAACCTGCCTGCTTGCAAACTGCCCCTACTCACAGCCTAGAGAGAAGTATAAAGGACTGTCGGCAATTAAAAATTAAGAGAAAGGCAGGCTTTATTTATATGTAGTATCATTCACAATTCTGGAGGTCTCAAAATGCTTTACAatttttgaattgtagtcactgttctaatgtaggaagcctagcagccaatttatgcacagtaagctcccacaaacagcaatgtgagagagagaagatAATCTGGgtttttttcaaaaagaaaagatgcaggttgaagaataaatattttCCAGCTGACCAGGGGAAATTactgtttaaaataaaattgcaCTGTGGAAATGTTTACATCCACTCAAGAAGGTAGTtatcttggtttaacatctcacagCACCTCGGACAGGGCAGCACTATTATAGTCCTGAAGcaaaccccaacagttgctaggataccggactgaaaaccccaatatttaatttaattataataccgagaaaaggatactttgctccaggaatgattacacacacaaatagggatatattgtagcaaaacaaattttattactTACACATTATTACTAACTTTGACATAAAGACAATAGCTTTCAattaccagtttttaaaaaaaattttgagtacccaattcattttttccaattaaggggcaatttagcgtggccaatccacctaccctgcacatctttgggttgtgggggcgaaacccacgcagacacagggagaatgtgcaaactccacacggacactgacccagagccggaatcaaacccaggtcattggcgcgaggcagaagtgctagccactgcaccaccgtgacaGCCCctttcaattaccagttaaacaatgctgacCAGTACAATGAAACAATCCTAACTGCTATCattatctccactcaaacaacacaTCTTAGGTCActctccacttttaaatacacagttagcagactcaggcatacttgctgtaaagagaaGTCTTGAGAAATTGATATTCTTCAGGATGCAGCCTGCAGATTCTTACCCGTCTCAAACTTCTGTTTAAGCTGCCAGCCTTTCCAGAaactgctgttctgttcacagtGAAAATCTAAACTGTTTTGGGAAAAGCTGCCGGTCTGCCCAAAGGTAAACCTTTATTGGCTGTTTCTCCAGAAAATTGCTAGTTAGCTCACGGacagatctttaactgaactgtacTGAGAGCACAGCTTCTTTCTCCTCATGTCCCAATCTAAAACGGAACTGAAAGAAACCTGAAACTCAACACCCGACTGCTtcaacccctggctcctcccattaactacatcatcttaccaaactaaacacaatgtctctaattatctaccccCCGAGGAACCCTCTTCATACAAACAAATGTCCATCAGCCCAACATCAGCAAACAATATCCATggctggaatgaatgatgatcttacttctacaatgctttaattgcacctgtcTCCACAAAATGTCTGCTGCCTTTTAAACCAggagtttttaaaaacatgactgtggCAGTCACACATCAACCCAGACTttaaacccttactgcaccaaatgcatACAATACAATCATGTGAAACTGCTACATTCATCATAAGCAATCCGATAGtactgccctctgacagtgcaactctCTTACTGAGTGTGTCAGTTTGGATTTTGTGCTGAggtttctggagtgggacttgaacatataatcttctgact harbors:
- the crlf3 gene encoding cytokine receptor-like factor 3 isoform X2, whose translation is MLQEVDKVEQESIKPLDDCQKLIEHGVSVADELLREGEVAVLSGTAEEEKLKNFTKKALQIQLDSLPEVPSLAEVPCLSAQLEESLLGFVKDRIFSHGAIASHPPVQIDELTERPGGILVRWCKDDDDFVAQEYRLQFCKNTASQFDDVYVGPDTEFVVLHIDPNVSYTFRVCARGEGRMEWSPWSIPQSGYTTLTAHEWITGCEGFSLSSRRDMALRNDSPSSGVLYSKEPTYTSGLTLTFRLEAAGQPDKRDSIGVCVEPQNECDSLQRDKAVCISSNGAVFVNGKEMTNQLPCVSTGSSVTFDMEVVSLGSGFNDMASFKLRVIISSGNREVVFDWMLDQPCAALYFGCSFVYPGWKVLVF